Proteins from a single region of Haloplanus sp. GDY1:
- a CDS encoding NAD(P)-dependent glycerol-1-phosphate dehydrogenase, with the protein MFQKSTWIKLPRNVVVGHSVLDDLGAVIDDLSVVGRPLVVTSPTPNRLVGDRVRAQLGDDPATVTVESAGFDAVERVVDRAEAEDATYFVGLGGGKPIDTAKMAADRLGSGLVSVPTAASHDGIVSGRSSIPEGDTRHSVAADPPLAVVADTEVIAAAPWELTTAGCADIVSNYTAVEDWQLAHRLQNVEYSEYAGALSRMTAEMLVENAASVKQGLEESAWVVVKALVSSGVAMSIAGSSRPASGAEHLFSHRLDRIAPGRALHGHQVGVGSILVAYLHEGEQGMWRDIRDALSVIGAPTTAAELGFDDETVIEALTTAHRIRDRYTILGNGISEAAAREAATKTGVIG; encoded by the coding sequence ATGTTCCAGAAGTCGACGTGGATCAAGCTCCCACGGAACGTCGTCGTGGGTCACAGCGTCCTCGACGACCTCGGGGCCGTGATCGACGACCTGTCCGTCGTGGGCCGGCCGCTGGTCGTCACGAGCCCGACGCCGAACCGCCTCGTCGGCGACCGGGTGCGCGCCCAACTCGGCGACGACCCGGCGACGGTCACCGTCGAGTCGGCGGGCTTCGACGCGGTCGAGCGCGTCGTCGACAGGGCCGAGGCCGAGGACGCGACCTACTTCGTCGGCCTCGGCGGCGGCAAACCCATCGACACCGCGAAGATGGCCGCCGACCGCCTCGGCTCCGGCCTCGTCTCGGTCCCCACCGCGGCCAGCCACGACGGCATCGTCAGCGGCCGGTCGTCGATCCCCGAGGGCGACACCCGCCACAGCGTCGCCGCGGACCCGCCGCTCGCCGTCGTCGCCGACACCGAGGTCATCGCGGCCGCGCCCTGGGAACTCACCACCGCCGGCTGTGCCGACATCGTCTCCAACTACACCGCCGTCGAGGACTGGCAACTCGCCCACCGCCTGCAGAACGTCGAGTACTCCGAGTACGCGGGCGCGCTCTCCCGCATGACCGCCGAGATGCTCGTCGAGAACGCCGCGTCGGTCAAACAGGGGCTCGAGGAGTCCGCGTGGGTCGTGGTGAAGGCGCTGGTCTCCTCCGGCGTCGCCATGTCCATCGCCGGCTCTTCGCGCCCCGCGAGCGGCGCCGAACACCTCTTCTCGCACCGGCTGGACCGCATCGCTCCCGGGCGCGCGCTCCACGGCCACCAGGTCGGCGTCGGATCGATCCTCGTCGCCTACCTCCACGAGGGCGAGCAGGGGATGTGGCGAGACATCCGCGACGCCCTCTCGGTCATCGGGGCGCCGACAACCGCCGCCGAACTCGGGTTCGACGACGAGACGGTGATCGAGGCGCTCACGACCGCCCACCGCATCCGCGACCGGTACACCATCCTCGGCAACGGCATCAGCGAGGCGGCCGCCCGCGAGGCCGCCACGAAGACCGGCGTGATCGGATAG
- the aroA gene encoding 3-phosphoshikimate 1-carboxyvinyltransferase, with product MDVELTRSRVAGRARAPPSKSYTHRAILAAGYSDGAVVADPLVSADTRATMRAVEAFGGRVDRADGRLDVAGFGGRPGVPDDVIDCANSGTTMRIVTACAALADGLTVLTGDDSLRSRPQGPLLDAVEQLDGRAESTRDNGRAPLVVGGGVDGGTASIPGDVSSQYVTALLMAGAVTESGVEIDLETALKSAPYVDITLEVLADFGVEATETASGYRVPGGQSYGRADAYPVPGDFSSMSYLLAAGAVAGGDGGVVVEGARPSAQGDSAIVDVLERMGADVTWDREAGEITVRRSDLSGIEVDVGDTPDLLPTVAVLGAAANGETRIVNCEHVRYKETDRVSAMATELERLGAAVTEERDTLTIHGDRSRLRGATVAGHDDHRIVMALSVAGLVAEGTTTVEGADHVDVSFPGFFDVLYDLGAEAIEHER from the coding sequence ATGGACGTGGAACTCACGCGGTCACGAGTCGCCGGGCGGGCGCGGGCGCCGCCGTCGAAGAGCTACACCCACCGGGCGATCCTCGCGGCGGGGTACAGCGACGGCGCCGTCGTCGCCGACCCGCTGGTGAGCGCCGACACGCGAGCGACGATGCGGGCGGTCGAGGCGTTCGGCGGGCGGGTCGACCGGGCGGACGGCCGCCTGGACGTCGCGGGCTTCGGCGGCCGGCCGGGGGTGCCGGACGACGTGATCGACTGTGCCAACAGCGGGACGACGATGCGCATCGTCACGGCGTGTGCGGCGCTCGCGGACGGGCTGACGGTGCTGACCGGCGACGACTCGCTCCGGTCGCGGCCACAGGGGCCGCTGCTGGACGCGGTCGAGCAACTCGACGGGCGCGCCGAGAGCACGCGCGACAACGGACGGGCGCCGCTCGTCGTCGGCGGCGGCGTCGACGGCGGGACGGCGTCCATCCCCGGGGACGTCTCCTCGCAGTACGTCACCGCCCTGCTGATGGCGGGGGCGGTGACCGAGTCGGGGGTCGAGATCGACCTGGAGACGGCGCTCAAGTCGGCGCCGTACGTCGACATCACGCTGGAGGTGCTGGCCGACTTCGGCGTCGAGGCCACGGAGACGGCGTCGGGGTACCGCGTGCCGGGTGGGCAGTCCTACGGCCGCGCGGACGCCTACCCGGTTCCGGGGGACTTCTCGTCGATGTCCTACCTGCTGGCCGCGGGCGCGGTGGCGGGCGGCGACGGCGGCGTCGTCGTCGAGGGGGCCCGACCCAGCGCGCAGGGCGACAGCGCCATCGTCGACGTGCTGGAGCGGATGGGTGCGGACGTGACCTGGGACCGCGAAGCGGGCGAAATTACGGTCCGCCGGAGCGACCTGTCGGGGATCGAGGTCGACGTGGGCGACACGCCGGACCTGCTTCCGACCGTCGCCGTCCTCGGGGCCGCCGCGAACGGCGAGACCCGGATCGTCAACTGCGAGCACGTGCGGTACAAGGAGACCGACCGCGTGAGCGCGATGGCGACGGAACTGGAGCGCCTGGGCGCCGCGGTGACCGAGGAGCGGGACACGCTGACGATCCACGGCGACCGGTCCCGCCTCCGGGGTGCGACCGTCGCCGGCCACGACGACCACCGGATCGTGATGGCCCTGTCGGTCGCCGGACTCGTCGCCGAGGGGACGACCACCGTCGAGGGCGCCGATCACGTCGACGTCTCCTTCCCGGGGTTCTTCGACGTGCTTTATGACCTCGGGGCCGAAGCCATCGAGCATGAACGGTAA
- the aroC gene encoding chorismate synthase produces the protein MNGNRFGRLFQVTTYGESHGDAMGVVVSGCPAGLELEEADVQRDLDRRKPGQSMITTSRGEPDEVRIHSGLQDGYTTGTPLGMVIQNKDARSGKYEPFVTAPRPSHGDFTYSAKFGTRNWGGGGRSSARETVNWVAAGAVAKKILEERGIELKAHVNQIGSIEAPEVSFEEMVEHSEDNEVRCGDPETAERMREAIDEYQEAGDSIGGSIEFEARGVPRGLGAPRFDSVSARLGQAMMSVPAATAFEFGLGREARRYTGSERNEDWEFDESGDPVPVGNDHGGIQGGITTGQPITGEVTLHAPTSIPKTQTTVDWETGEEKEIQVVGRHDPVLPPRGVPVVEAMLALTLVDFMLLAGRITPDRLDDNPGEYDTDYHPRSPENVDR, from the coding sequence ATGAACGGTAATCGATTCGGTCGTCTGTTCCAGGTGACGACCTACGGGGAGAGCCACGGGGACGCGATGGGCGTCGTCGTCTCGGGCTGTCCCGCGGGGCTCGAACTGGAGGAGGCGGACGTCCAGCGCGACCTGGACCGGCGCAAACCCGGTCAGTCGATGATCACGACCAGCCGAGGCGAACCCGACGAGGTGCGCATCCACAGCGGGTTACAGGACGGCTACACCACGGGGACGCCCCTGGGGATGGTCATCCAGAACAAGGACGCCCGCTCGGGCAAGTACGAGCCGTTCGTGACGGCACCACGCCCCTCGCACGGCGACTTCACGTACTCGGCGAAGTTCGGGACGCGCAACTGGGGGGGCGGCGGCCGCTCCTCGGCCCGCGAGACGGTGAACTGGGTCGCCGCGGGCGCGGTGGCGAAGAAGATCCTCGAGGAGCGGGGGATCGAACTCAAGGCTCACGTCAACCAGATCGGGTCGATCGAGGCGCCCGAGGTGAGCTTCGAGGAGATGGTGGAACACAGCGAGGACAACGAGGTGCGGTGTGGGGACCCCGAGACGGCCGAGCGGATGCGCGAGGCCATCGACGAGTACCAGGAGGCCGGCGACTCCATCGGCGGGTCCATCGAGTTCGAGGCGCGGGGCGTCCCGCGGGGACTGGGCGCGCCCCGGTTCGACTCCGTCTCCGCCCGCCTCGGGCAGGCGATGATGTCGGTGCCCGCGGCGACGGCCTTCGAGTTCGGCCTCGGACGCGAGGCCCGCCGGTACACGGGGTCGGAGCGCAACGAGGACTGGGAGTTCGACGAGTCGGGCGATCCGGTCCCCGTGGGCAACGACCACGGCGGCATCCAGGGCGGCATCACGACCGGCCAGCCCATCACGGGCGAGGTGACGTTGCACGCCCCGACCTCCATCCCCAAGACCCAGACGACGGTCGACTGGGAGACGGGCGAGGAGAAGGAGATTCAGGTCGTCGGCCGGCACGACCCGGTGTTGCCGCCGCGGGGCGTCCCGGTCGTCGAGGCGATGCTCGCGCTGACGCTCGTCGACTTCATGCTGCTCGCGGGGCGGATCACCCCCGACCGACTGGACGACAACCCGGGCGAATACGACACCGACTACCACCCCCGGAGCCCGGAGAACGTGGACCGGTAG
- a CDS encoding DICT sensory domain-containing protein — MAADAPPSSLRDFFADVDDREVSLVTVNRTHPQPVQDLIADAFATQSVELSERSLPTDADDLLALREDGDVTAVSSLDRVMRSFLLVNADQFRTSTRGFDGDVPAVLTNMDGTLFDLRGYPASNKEKLLLILVSRHVERLAYEAGEGTLRSTFQRLSRLEDEYGTRTVYERLTGRALDVHVYGVPDERPTWLDATVHGGTSDEYRNSWCVAYRPPSDSGAESTPAALVAHQKEPNRWKGFWTYDAERVARIDAYLERAF, encoded by the coding sequence ATGGCCGCCGACGCGCCTCCGTCCAGCCTCCGTGACTTCTTCGCCGACGTCGACGACCGTGAGGTGTCGCTCGTCACGGTCAACCGGACCCACCCGCAGCCGGTGCAGGACCTCATCGCCGACGCCTTCGCGACGCAGTCGGTCGAACTGTCCGAGCGGTCGCTCCCGACCGACGCCGACGACCTGCTGGCGCTGCGTGAGGACGGGGACGTCACCGCCGTCTCGTCGCTGGATCGGGTGATGCGGTCCTTCCTGCTCGTGAACGCCGACCAGTTCCGGACGAGCACCCGGGGGTTCGACGGCGACGTCCCCGCGGTGCTGACGAACATGGACGGGACGCTGTTCGACCTCCGGGGGTATCCGGCGTCGAACAAGGAGAAACTCCTCCTGATCCTCGTCTCCCGCCACGTCGAGCGACTGGCCTACGAGGCGGGCGAGGGGACCCTCCGCTCGACGTTCCAGCGGCTCTCGCGACTCGAAGACGAGTACGGCACCCGGACGGTGTACGAGCGCCTTACCGGGCGGGCGCTCGACGTCCACGTCTACGGCGTGCCGGACGAGCGGCCGACGTGGCTCGACGCGACGGTCCACGGCGGCACCAGCGACGAGTACCGCAACTCGTGGTGCGTGGCGTACCGGCCGCCGTCGGACTCGGGGGCGGAGTCGACGCCGGCGGCGCTGGTCGCCCACCAGAAGGAACCGAACCGCTGGAAGGGGTTCTGGACGTACGACGCCGAAAGGGTGGCCCGCATCGACGCCTACCTCGAACGGGCGTTCTGA
- a CDS encoding 2-oxoacid:acceptor oxidoreductase subunit alpha, whose translation MTDHELMWRIAGGSGDGIASTSQNFAKALMRAGLHVFTHRHYPSRIRGGHTYTEVRAKSEPVQSRGDGFNCLLALGDSFARNPQEDAYYGDEEIKPLSENLDELNEGGVIVYDTGLLDSEDIPDFEQRVEENDWHVYPINLREIARDHGREVMRNTAGVGATAALLGIDLEYFEQLMAESMPEDILEPNKEILHYTHDMVEEEFEFTHDLRVPEGSHDEEQVLLSGSDSIAYGALDEGCRFIAGYPMTPWTEVFTIMSQALPEVGGVSEQVEDEIAAAALALGASHAGVKAMSGSSGGGFALMSEPLGLAEMSETPVVLVEAMRAGPSTGLPTKPEQADLEHVLYTSQGDSNRVVLAPGTVSEAYEQSRLAFRIAYGYNIPVILLYDQKLGGELMNVPASHFDREPNPDLGAVTTEEELEDAPHGPGGKFYRYRYDAEDGVSPRSIPGQKGGHFLVTGNEHNQAGHIDEDPTNRVTQMERRMSKVEAVREFLDDRDTQTYMGPDDAEYGLITFGSQQGTVEEAVARLNDAGHSVRGIGVSDMMPYPEEEMTEFLESVDEALVVEMNASGQFRGLTQKELGRFGDKLSSLLKYNGEPFEPAEIVQGFEASIQGQDVPDQQTTYVPAAGD comes from the coding sequence ATGACTGACCACGAACTCATGTGGCGGATCGCTGGCGGGTCGGGCGACGGCATCGCGTCGACCAGCCAGAACTTCGCCAAGGCCCTGATGCGAGCGGGGCTCCACGTCTTTACGCATCGACACTATCCGTCGCGGATTCGCGGCGGCCACACGTACACCGAGGTGCGTGCCAAGTCGGAACCGGTACAGTCCCGCGGCGACGGCTTCAACTGCCTCCTCGCGCTCGGGGACTCCTTCGCCCGCAACCCCCAGGAGGACGCCTACTACGGGGACGAGGAGATCAAGCCGCTGTCGGAGAACCTCGACGAACTCAACGAGGGGGGCGTCATCGTCTACGACACCGGCCTGCTCGACAGCGAGGACATCCCCGACTTCGAGCAGCGAGTCGAGGAGAACGACTGGCACGTCTACCCGATCAACCTTCGCGAGATCGCCCGGGACCACGGACGGGAGGTCATGCGGAACACCGCCGGCGTCGGGGCGACCGCCGCCCTCCTCGGCATCGACCTCGAGTATTTCGAGCAACTGATGGCCGAGTCGATGCCCGAGGACATCCTCGAACCCAACAAGGAGATCCTCCACTACACCCACGACATGGTGGAAGAGGAGTTCGAGTTCACCCACGACCTCCGCGTTCCCGAGGGGAGTCACGACGAGGAACAGGTGCTCCTGTCGGGCAGCGACTCCATCGCCTACGGCGCCCTCGACGAGGGCTGTCGGTTCATCGCGGGCTACCCGATGACGCCGTGGACCGAGGTGTTCACCATCATGTCCCAGGCGCTGCCGGAGGTCGGCGGCGTCTCCGAACAGGTCGAAGACGAGATCGCGGCCGCGGCGCTCGCGCTCGGCGCCTCCCACGCCGGCGTCAAGGCGATGTCCGGCTCCTCCGGCGGCGGGTTCGCGCTGATGTCCGAACCGCTCGGCCTCGCGGAGATGTCCGAGACGCCGGTCGTCCTCGTGGAGGCGATGCGCGCCGGTCCCTCGACCGGGCTACCGACCAAGCCCGAACAGGCCGACCTCGAACACGTCCTCTACACGAGCCAGGGTGACTCCAACCGGGTCGTGCTGGCGCCGGGGACGGTCTCCGAGGCCTACGAACAGTCACGGCTCGCCTTCCGAATCGCGTACGGGTACAACATCCCGGTCATCCTGCTCTACGACCAGAAGCTCGGGGGCGAGCTGATGAACGTGCCCGCGAGCCACTTCGACCGCGAGCCCAACCCCGACCTGGGCGCCGTCACCACGGAGGAGGAGTTGGAGGACGCGCCCCACGGGCCGGGCGGGAAGTTCTACCGCTACCGCTACGACGCCGAGGACGGCGTCAGTCCGCGGTCCATCCCGGGACAGAAGGGCGGACACTTCCTCGTCACCGGCAACGAACACAATCAGGCCGGCCACATCGACGAGGACCCCACCAACCGCGTCACGCAGATGGAGCGCCGGATGTCGAAGGTCGAGGCCGTTCGCGAGTTCCTCGACGACAGGGACACCCAGACGTACATGGGTCCGGACGACGCCGAGTACGGCCTGATCACCTTCGGGAGCCAGCAGGGGACCGTCGAGGAGGCAGTCGCCCGCCTCAACGACGCCGGCCACTCGGTGCGCGGCATCGGCGTCAGCGACATGATGCCCTACCCCGAGGAGGAGATGACCGAGTTCCTGGAGAGCGTCGACGAGGCGCTGGTCGTCGAGATGAACGCCTCCGGGCAGTTCCGAGGGCTCACCCAGAAGGAACTCGGCCGCTTCGGCGACAAACTCTCCAGCCTCCTGAAGTACAACGGCGAACCGTTCGAACCCGCGGAGATCGTACAGGGCTTCGAAGCGAGCATCCAGGGGCAGGACGTCCCCGACCAGCAGACGACCTACGTCCCGGCGGCAGGTGACTAA
- a CDS encoding thiamine pyrophosphate-dependent enzyme — translation MSAFSAIGEEREIDREEFTPTLEPQATWCPGCGDFGVLKALKQAMPEVGRNPDEVLLVTGIGCSGKLNSYFESYGYHSIHGRSLPIARAAKLANPELEVIAAGGDGDGYGIGGNHFMHTARENHDMTYIVFDNEIFGLTKGQTSPTSPKGHKSKTQPHGSAKDPIRPLSLALTSGASYVARTAAVNPNQAKEILVEAMQHDGFAHVDFLTQCPTWNKDARQYVPYTDINDADEYDHDPTDRSAAQEMASEAEQSLYEGEVLTGRFYVDSDRPSYSEEKQAIGEMPEDPLAERYFDDDYEWERSHDLLLDRHK, via the coding sequence ATGAGTGCATTCTCAGCCATCGGCGAAGAGCGCGAAATCGACCGCGAAGAGTTCACACCCACCCTCGAACCACAGGCGACGTGGTGTCCGGGCTGTGGCGACTTCGGCGTGCTGAAGGCGCTGAAGCAGGCCATGCCCGAAGTCGGCCGCAACCCCGACGAGGTGTTGCTCGTCACCGGCATCGGCTGTTCGGGCAAGCTCAACAGTTACTTCGAGAGCTACGGCTACCACTCGATCCACGGGCGCTCGCTGCCCATCGCCCGGGCGGCGAAGCTCGCCAACCCCGAACTCGAAGTGATCGCGGCCGGGGGCGACGGCGACGGCTACGGGATCGGTGGCAACCACTTCATGCACACCGCCCGCGAGAACCACGACATGACCTACATCGTCTTCGACAACGAGATCTTCGGCCTGACGAAGGGGCAGACCTCGCCCACGTCGCCGAAGGGCCACAAGTCGAAGACCCAGCCCCACGGCAGCGCCAAGGACCCCATCCGCCCGCTGTCGCTGGCGCTCACCTCCGGCGCGTCCTACGTCGCCCGGACGGCGGCGGTCAACCCCAACCAGGCGAAAGAGATCCTCGTCGAGGCGATGCAACACGACGGCTTCGCCCACGTGGACTTCCTCACCCAGTGTCCGACCTGGAACAAGGACGCCCGGCAGTACGTCCCCTACACGGACATCAACGACGCCGACGAGTACGACCACGATCCGACCGACCGGAGCGCGGCCCAGGAGATGGCCAGCGAGGCCGAGCAGTCGCTCTACGAGGGTGAGGTGCTCACCGGCCGGTTCTACGTCGACTCGGACCGGCCCTCCTACTCCGAGGAGAAGCAGGCCATCGGCGAGATGCCCGAGGACCCCCTCGCCGAGCGGTACTTCGACGACGACTACGAGTGGGAGCGGTCCCACGACCTGCTGCTCGACCGGCACAAGTAG
- the lrpA1 gene encoding HTH-type transcriptional regulator LrpA1, giving the protein MGTTATERRILSVLEEDAQASYGEIADRAGVSKPTVRKYIQQMEEEGVIVGYSAEVDPKKLSGQSIAIVGIEVESERYVEVTRALKAMEAVEALYTSSGDHMLMAEVRAPDGDALGDVISDDIRDIEGVTATHPSFLQERLK; this is encoded by the coding sequence ATGGGAACCACCGCTACGGAACGTCGCATTCTCTCCGTCCTCGAGGAGGACGCACAGGCGTCCTACGGGGAGATAGCGGACCGTGCCGGCGTCTCGAAGCCGACGGTCCGAAAGTACATCCAGCAGATGGAGGAGGAGGGCGTCATCGTCGGCTACTCGGCCGAGGTCGATCCGAAGAAACTCTCGGGGCAGTCCATCGCCATCGTCGGCATCGAAGTCGAGAGCGAGCGCTACGTCGAGGTGACGCGCGCGCTGAAGGCGATGGAGGCCGTCGAGGCGCTGTACACCTCCTCCGGGGACCACATGCTGATGGCGGAGGTTCGGGCGCCGGACGGCGACGCTCTCGGGGACGTGATCAGCGACGACATCCGCGACATCGAGGGCGTGACGGCGACGCATCCCTCCTTCCTGCAGGAACGACTGAAGTAA
- the dinB gene encoding DNA polymerase IV, with the protein MSDGGTLPSVTDDGEPRIVCHVDIDCFYASCERLRDPALRGEPVVVGMGYESGEPHGAVATASYEAREFGVESAQPISQALERLPRMATARDDPDLDTAAAGYYRPVDLEYYREVAAEIKGILRECADRLREVSVDEAYLDVTERTAWTVVNGRPLAEGYARHVKERIAREVGVPASVGVAPNMSAAKVASDHDKPDGLVVVEPGEVRDFFAPLPVSAVHGVGPVTARELGEMGVETAGDLAAADPTTIEERFGERGVTLHERARGHDDREVTPKGRPKSLSRESAFTEATDDADRQRETVAGLAADVADRAEGKGALYRTIGIKAVTPPYDVNTRERSLPGPVADPDLVREVALDLLAEFAGEPVRKLGVRVSNLQFAAAEQASLDGWNRGEGAETADREDADDASPGQSSLGDFDRGE; encoded by the coding sequence ATGTCCGACGGGGGGACGCTTCCCAGCGTGACCGACGACGGCGAGCCCCGCATCGTCTGTCACGTCGATATCGACTGCTTCTACGCCTCCTGTGAGCGCCTGCGCGATCCGGCCCTGCGCGGCGAACCCGTCGTGGTGGGGATGGGCTACGAATCCGGCGAACCGCACGGCGCCGTCGCCACGGCGAGTTACGAGGCCCGGGAGTTCGGCGTCGAGAGCGCCCAACCCATCTCACAGGCGCTGGAACGGCTCCCGCGGATGGCGACGGCCCGCGACGACCCCGACCTCGATACGGCTGCGGCGGGGTACTACCGCCCGGTCGACCTGGAGTACTACCGCGAGGTGGCCGCGGAGATCAAGGGTATCCTGCGGGAGTGTGCCGACCGGCTTCGGGAGGTGAGTGTCGACGAGGCGTACCTCGACGTGACCGAGCGGACCGCGTGGACCGTCGTCAACGGCCGACCGCTCGCCGAGGGGTACGCCCGCCACGTCAAGGAACGGATCGCCCGCGAGGTGGGCGTGCCCGCGAGCGTGGGCGTCGCGCCCAACATGAGCGCCGCGAAGGTGGCGAGCGACCACGACAAGCCGGACGGCCTCGTCGTCGTCGAACCCGGCGAAGTGCGGGACTTTTTCGCCCCGCTGCCCGTCTCGGCGGTCCACGGCGTCGGCCCGGTGACGGCGCGGGAACTGGGCGAGATGGGCGTCGAGACGGCCGGCGACCTCGCGGCCGCCGACCCCACAACCATCGAGGAGCGGTTCGGGGAGCGCGGGGTGACGCTCCACGAGCGAGCGCGCGGGCACGACGACCGGGAAGTGACGCCGAAGGGGCGGCCAAAGAGCCTCTCCCGGGAGTCGGCGTTCACCGAGGCGACCGACGACGCCGACCGGCAACGCGAGACGGTGGCGGGGCTGGCGGCGGACGTGGCCGACCGGGCCGAGGGGAAGGGCGCACTCTACCGCACCATCGGCATCAAGGCGGTGACGCCGCCGTACGACGTGAACACGCGCGAGCGGTCGCTGCCGGGACCGGTGGCCGACCCGGACCTCGTGCGGGAGGTGGCGCTCGACCTCCTGGCGGAGTTCGCGGGCGAACCGGTCCGCAAGCTCGGGGTTCGGGTGTCGAACCTCCAGTTCGCGGCGGCCGAGCAGGCGAGCCTCGACGGCTGGAACCGGGGCGAGGGCGCGGAGACGGCCGACCGCGAGGACGCCGACGACGCGTCGCCCGGACAGTCCTCGCTCGGGGACTTCGATCGGGGCGAGTGA